Within Eremothecium cymbalariae DBVPG#7215 chromosome 3, complete sequence, the genomic segment tttgatgaggAGTACCCTAACAAGCCACCGCATGTTAAATTTCTAAGTGAGATGTTCCATCCGAATGTTTATGCGAATGGTGAAATATGTTTAGATATTTTGCAAAACAGATGGACACCTACGTACGATGTTGCCTCGATATTAACTTCAATTCAGTCATTGTTCAATGACCCTAATCCTGCGTCGCCTGCGAATGTGGAGGCGGCAACGTTGTTCAAAGATCACAAATCGCAGTATGTAAAAAGAGTCAAAGAGACGGTGGAGAAGTCCTGGGAggatgatttggaagatatggatgacgatgacgacgatgagGACGAGATTGAAGATTCTGAATGAAGGGATGTGGGACTAGGGATAATTTTcattgttgtttttttgtgC encodes:
- the RAD6 gene encoding E2 ubiquitin-conjugating protein RAD6 (similar to Ashbya gossypii AAR156C); amino-acid sequence: MSTPARRRLMRDFKRMKEDAPPGVSASPLPDNVMVWNAMIIGPADTPYEDGTFRLLLEFDEEYPNKPPHVKFLSEMFHPNVYANGEICLDILQNRWTPTYDVASILTSIQSLFNDPNPASPANVEAATLFKDHKSQYVKRVKETVEKSWEDDLEDMDDDDDDEDEIEDSE